A genome region from Cervus canadensis isolate Bull #8, Minnesota chromosome 10, ASM1932006v1, whole genome shotgun sequence includes the following:
- the LOC122448808 gene encoding elafin-like, with protein MKTRSFLVQVVVLLVLGTLVAEAAIVRGRPKGQGSKKGNVLGNGKGPINGQHPVKRPDPVKGQGPVKGKGPVKSQGPVKGQGPVKSQGPVKGQGPVKGQGPVKCQGPVKCQGPVKSQRPVKRQGPVRGQDPVKVQESVKGQDPVKVQDPVKGQDRVGGPFLTKRGSCPRVLIRCLMMNPPNKCLRDAQCPGAKKCCEGSCGKTCMDPR; from the exons ATGAAGACCAGAAGCTTCTTGGTCCAGGTTGTGGTCCTTCTCGTCCTTGGGACACTGGTGGCAGAGGCAGCTATTGTAAGAG GTCGTCCAAAAGGTCAAGGCAGTAAGAAAGGAAATGTTTTAGGCAATGGAAAGGGTCCAATCAATGGTCAACATCCTGTCAAAAGACCAGATCCAGTGAAAGGTCAAGGTCCAGTGAAAGGTAAAGGTCCAGTCAAAAGTCAAGGTCCAGTGAAAGGTCAAGGTCCAGTCAAAAGTCAGGGTCCAGTGAAAGGTCAAGGTCCCGTGAAAGGTCAAGGTCCAGTGAAATGTCAAGGTCCAGTGAAATGTCAAGGTCCAGTGAAAAGTCAACGTCCAGTGAAACGTCAAGGTCCAGTCAGAGGACAAGATCCAGTCAAAGTACAAGAATCAGTCAAAGGACAAGATCCAGTCAAAGTTCAAGATCCAGTCAAAGGACAAGACCGAGTAGGAGGTCCATTCCTCACTAAGCGTGGCTCCTGCCCCAGGGTCCTGATCCGGTGCCTCATGATGAATCCCCCTAACAAGTGTCTGAGAGATGCTCAGTGCCCAGGAGCCAAGAAGTGCTGTGAAGGCTCTTGTGGGAAGACCTGTATGGATCCCCGGTGA